A stretch of Microbacterium sp. LWH3-1.2 DNA encodes these proteins:
- a CDS encoding TetR/AcrR family transcriptional regulator produces the protein MASTRDRALDAALALVGEQGIRALTHARVDERAGLPKGSASNWFRTRDALVAGVVAWLAEAERAEFAAAAAPPVETPEQFIEALSTMIAFQTGPRASRTRARYALFLEGAGDPELLAPLLTQRRLFVEWTIALLGRIGARSPDEAARALMAAGDGLALHRVTVDPDAEIRPIVERAVRACLD, from the coding sequence ATGGCATCCACCCGCGATCGCGCGCTCGACGCTGCGCTCGCGCTCGTGGGCGAGCAGGGCATCCGCGCGCTGACGCACGCTCGGGTCGACGAACGCGCCGGCCTGCCGAAGGGGTCGGCATCGAACTGGTTCCGGACCCGCGATGCGCTCGTCGCGGGGGTGGTCGCATGGCTCGCGGAAGCCGAGCGGGCCGAGTTCGCCGCCGCAGCCGCGCCCCCGGTCGAGACGCCCGAACAGTTCATCGAGGCGCTCAGCACCATGATCGCTTTTCAGACCGGGCCACGCGCTTCACGTACGAGAGCGCGCTACGCACTGTTCCTCGAGGGCGCGGGTGATCCCGAGCTGCTCGCCCCGCTCCTCACCCAGCGCCGGCTCTTCGTCGAGTGGACGATCGCCCTGCTGGGGCGGATCGGCGCCCGCTCTCCCGATGAGGCGGCGCGTGCTCTCATGGCCGCGGGCGACGGGCTCGCCCTGCACCGGGTCACCGTGGATCCGGATGCCGAGATCCGGCCGATCGTCGAGCGCGCTGTTCGCGCGTGCCTCGACTGA
- a CDS encoding DUF3027 domain-containing protein has protein sequence MNSTPDPTESVVDVVGVVEASETAEVVEVVEVVAPADPDAQLLAAHDLALAALREITPEVTIGDPAGYRVEADGVVSLRFANRLAGYPGWFWTVSLARVDDAEPTVLEVELLPGDGALLAPDWVPWAVRLADYHAAQAALAEAAHADEDEDEDQEELEDDDDLDPSDFDEDGSPILHAGDVDGVDIDELADAEVEDDSDEDDSDDSDSDEDFDDDDSDDGDEDDYSDEDDFDDDDDEGEGEDEEDSDEDYSDEDPDPEDV, from the coding sequence ATGAACTCGACGCCTGACCCGACCGAGAGCGTCGTCGACGTCGTCGGCGTCGTCGAGGCATCTGAGACCGCTGAGGTCGTCGAGGTCGTGGAGGTCGTCGCGCCGGCCGATCCCGACGCCCAGCTCCTGGCGGCGCATGATCTGGCGCTCGCCGCGCTCCGCGAGATCACGCCCGAGGTCACGATCGGCGACCCCGCGGGCTACCGCGTCGAGGCCGACGGCGTCGTCTCGCTGCGGTTCGCGAATCGCCTCGCGGGCTACCCGGGCTGGTTCTGGACCGTCAGTCTCGCGCGCGTCGACGACGCCGAGCCCACCGTGCTCGAGGTCGAGCTCCTTCCCGGCGACGGCGCGCTGCTCGCCCCCGACTGGGTGCCGTGGGCCGTGCGACTTGCGGACTACCACGCCGCGCAGGCCGCCCTGGCGGAGGCCGCGCACGCCGACGAGGACGAGGACGAGGACCAGGAGGAGCTCGAGGACGACGATGACCTCGACCCGTCGGACTTCGACGAGGACGGCTCGCCCATCCTCCACGCCGGTGACGTCGACGGCGTCGACATCGACGAGCTCGCCGACGCCGAGGTCGAGGACGACTCGGACGAGGACGACTCGGACGACTCCGACTCCGACGAGGATTTCGACGACGACGACTCAGACGACGGGGATGAGGACGACTACTCCGACGAGGACGACTTCGACGACGACGACGACGAGGGCGAGGGCGAGGACGAGGAGGATTCCGATGAGGATTACTCCGACGAGGACCCCGACCCCGAAGACGTCTGA
- a CDS encoding metal-dependent transcriptional regulator, translating into MTDLIDTTEMYLRTILELEEENIVPLRARISERLGHSGPTVSQTIGRMERDGLVVVSEDRTLELTDAGRQKAVDVMRKHRLAERLLSDVIGLDWAYVHEEACRWEHVMSEQVERRLVELLGHPTESPYGNPIPGLDQLGDAPTNGFEQGVVGLVRRLNDAGEPITGTVRRLAEPAQVDPELLQQLKGAGVVPGAVGDYRYNEGYVLVQMQGSDEGLELPVEIASHIFLVDDVR; encoded by the coding sequence ATGACCGACCTGATCGACACCACTGAGATGTACCTGCGCACGATCCTCGAGCTCGAGGAGGAGAACATCGTGCCGCTGCGGGCGCGCATCTCGGAGCGCCTGGGCCACTCGGGCCCGACGGTGTCGCAGACGATCGGGCGAATGGAGCGCGACGGACTCGTCGTCGTCTCCGAGGACCGTACCCTCGAGCTCACCGACGCCGGCCGGCAGAAGGCCGTCGACGTCATGCGCAAGCACCGGCTCGCCGAGCGTCTGCTGTCGGACGTCATCGGCCTGGACTGGGCCTACGTCCACGAAGAGGCCTGCCGCTGGGAGCACGTCATGAGCGAGCAGGTCGAGCGCCGCCTCGTCGAACTGCTCGGTCACCCGACCGAGTCGCCGTACGGCAATCCGATCCCCGGGCTCGATCAGCTCGGCGACGCGCCGACGAACGGCTTCGAACAGGGTGTCGTGGGCCTGGTGCGCCGGCTCAACGATGCGGGTGAGCCGATCACCGGCACCGTGCGCCGGCTCGCCGAGCCCGCGCAGGTCGACCCCGAACTGCTGCAGCAGCTGAAGGGCGCCGGCGTCGTCCCCGGCGCCGTCGGCGATTATCGCTACAACGAGGGCTACGTGCTCGTTCAGATGCAGGGCAGCGACGAGGGCCTCGAGCTGCCGGTCGAGATCGCGTCGCACATCTTCCTCGTCGACGACGTCCGCTGA
- a CDS encoding DNA repair helicase XPB: MADGPLIVQSDRTVLLEVAHPDAESARHELAIFAELERAPEHIHTYRITRLGLWNARAAGHDAEDMLATLERWSRFPVPPSVSIDIAETVGRYGRLVIERNDDGELILRSTDAPVLAEVSKNKRIQPLLIGRPSPDSFVIDAWARGQIKQELLKIGWPAEDLAGYTPGTPHPIDLAEDGWHLRPYQRQAVDIFTQGGSGVVVLPCGAGKTLVGAAAMADTKTTTLILVTNTVSARQWRDELLKRTSLTAEEIGEYSGQTKEIKPVTIATYQILTAKRKGEYAHLALLDALDWGLIVYDEVHLLPAPVFKLTADLQARRRLGLTATLVREDGREGDVFSLIGPKRFDAPWKEIEAQGFISPAVCYEVRVDLPAGDRLEYAAAADDERYRLAATAPAKIGVVRDLVARHEGERILIIGQYLDQIDVLAEALNAPKITGQTPIDEREELYQAFRVGEISVLVVSKVANFSIDLPEASVAIQVSGSFGSRQEEAQRLGRLLRPKQSNHTASFYTLIARDTVDQDFAQNRQRFLAEQGYAYTILDAHSLAA; encoded by the coding sequence ATGGCTGACGGCCCCCTCATCGTCCAGAGCGACCGCACCGTGCTCCTCGAGGTCGCGCACCCCGATGCCGAGAGCGCGCGGCACGAGCTCGCGATCTTCGCCGAGCTCGAGCGCGCCCCTGAGCACATCCACACGTACCGGATCACGCGGCTCGGGCTGTGGAACGCGCGCGCCGCCGGCCACGACGCCGAAGACATGCTGGCGACCCTCGAACGGTGGTCGCGCTTTCCCGTGCCGCCGTCGGTGTCGATCGACATCGCCGAGACGGTGGGCCGTTACGGTCGCCTCGTCATCGAGCGGAACGACGACGGCGAGCTGATCCTGCGGTCGACGGATGCTCCGGTCCTGGCGGAGGTGTCGAAGAACAAGCGCATCCAGCCGCTGCTGATCGGGCGTCCCTCCCCCGACTCGTTCGTCATCGACGCGTGGGCGCGCGGCCAGATCAAGCAGGAGCTGCTGAAGATCGGCTGGCCCGCCGAGGACCTCGCCGGCTACACGCCGGGGACGCCGCACCCGATCGACCTCGCCGAGGACGGCTGGCACCTGCGGCCGTACCAGCGACAGGCCGTCGACATCTTCACTCAGGGCGGGTCAGGCGTCGTCGTGCTCCCCTGTGGCGCGGGCAAGACGCTCGTCGGCGCCGCCGCGATGGCCGACACGAAGACCACGACGCTGATCCTGGTGACCAACACCGTCAGCGCCCGCCAGTGGCGCGACGAGCTGCTCAAGCGCACGTCGCTCACGGCCGAGGAGATCGGCGAGTACTCGGGCCAGACCAAGGAGATCAAGCCGGTCACGATCGCGACGTACCAGATCCTCACTGCGAAGCGGAAGGGAGAGTACGCGCACCTGGCTCTCCTCGACGCCCTCGACTGGGGCCTCATCGTGTACGACGAGGTCCACCTCCTCCCCGCGCCCGTCTTCAAGCTGACCGCCGACCTCCAGGCGCGCCGCCGCCTGGGCCTCACTGCGACCCTCGTGCGCGAGGACGGTCGCGAGGGCGACGTGTTCAGCCTCATCGGACCCAAGCGGTTCGACGCGCCGTGGAAGGAGATCGAGGCCCAGGGCTTCATCTCCCCCGCCGTCTGCTACGAAGTGCGGGTGGACTTGCCCGCCGGCGACCGCCTCGAGTACGCCGCCGCGGCCGACGACGAGCGCTACCGCCTGGCCGCGACCGCGCCGGCGAAGATCGGCGTCGTGCGCGACCTGGTGGCGCGCCACGAGGGCGAGCGAATCCTCATCATCGGCCAGTACCTCGACCAGATCGACGTGCTCGCCGAGGCGCTGAACGCCCCCAAGATCACCGGGCAGACGCCGATCGACGAGCGCGAGGAGCTGTACCAGGCGTTCCGGGTCGGCGAGATCTCGGTGCTCGTGGTGTCGAAGGTCGCGAACTTCTCGATCGACCTGCCCGAGGCATCCGTCGCCATCCAGGTGTCGGGGTCGTTCGGCTCGCGCCAGGAGGAGGCCCAGCGCCTCGGACGCCTGCTGCGGCCGAAGCAGTCCAACCACACCGCGAGCTTCTACACGCTCATCGCCCGCGACACCGTCGACCAGGACTTCGCGCAGAACCGCCAGCGGTTCCTCGCCGAACAGGGCTACGCGTACACGATCCTCGACGCGCACTCGCTCGCGGCCTGA
- a CDS encoding pyrimidine reductase family protein — MPTRSELFDAYALHGRDGTRVRMNFVSSADGAVTLDDRSGALGGETDRALMQVLRTMADVVLVGAGTVRAEGYGGLKVDQADAGWRRARGLDDQPALAVVSGGLHLDPADSVFADAVRKPVIVTTDAAAAADGGRFESVATVLACGDPKVELAAMLDAFARRGWTQVLCEGGPHLFGALLEADLVDEVCVTLAPRFVGGDAGRIVQGAAESDRRFELAGVVTDHEGFVFLRYVAS, encoded by the coding sequence ATGCCCACGCGCTCCGAGCTCTTCGATGCGTACGCGCTGCACGGGCGCGACGGAACACGCGTGCGCATGAACTTCGTCTCCAGTGCCGACGGCGCGGTCACGCTCGACGACCGCAGCGGTGCGCTCGGTGGCGAGACCGACCGTGCACTCATGCAGGTGCTGCGGACGATGGCCGACGTCGTGCTGGTCGGGGCCGGAACCGTACGCGCCGAGGGTTATGGCGGACTGAAAGTCGATCAGGCCGATGCCGGGTGGCGCCGTGCGCGGGGCCTCGACGACCAGCCCGCGCTCGCCGTGGTGAGTGGTGGGCTGCATCTCGACCCGGCCGACTCGGTCTTCGCCGACGCGGTGCGCAAGCCCGTGATCGTGACGACGGATGCTGCCGCCGCGGCCGACGGCGGGCGCTTCGAATCAGTGGCAACGGTGCTGGCGTGCGGCGATCCAAAGGTCGAACTCGCCGCGATGCTGGACGCGTTCGCGCGGCGGGGCTGGACGCAGGTGCTGTGCGAGGGTGGCCCGCACCTCTTCGGCGCACTGCTGGAGGCGGACCTCGTCGACGAGGTGTGCGTCACACTGGCGCCCCGGTTCGTCGGGGGAGACGCCGGGCGCATCGTGCAGGGCGCAGCCGAGTCGGACCGCCGGTTCGAACTCGCGGGTGTCGTGACCGACCACGAAGGCTTCGTGTTCCTCCGCTACGTCGCGTCGTGA
- the folP gene encoding dihydropteroate synthase has translation MTLAPGNASALAAPVLDLPGGALDLSRHIAVMAIVNRTPDSFYDRGSTFALDAAVAAGFAAAEAGAEIVDVGGVKFAPGPAVPVAEEIARVVPVVRELAPVARVSVDTFHPEVARAAIEAGAAIINDTTGLHDPAMADVVAQGGAGVVIAHSLAAPRTQHPLPSYDDVIGDIAEFLVARRERAREHGVPDSRIVLDPGHDLNKNTRQTLELTRRLGELAGLGAPLLVALSNKDFVGETLDREKGDRLPGSLAAAVFCALNGARIVRAHNVRETVDAMRMVEAILGWRDPAYELHNTRPEGND, from the coding sequence GTGACGCTCGCTCCCGGCAATGCCTCGGCCCTGGCCGCACCGGTGCTCGACCTGCCAGGAGGTGCGCTCGACCTGTCGCGGCACATCGCGGTGATGGCGATCGTGAACCGTACACCCGACTCGTTCTACGACCGGGGTTCGACGTTCGCGCTCGACGCGGCGGTCGCCGCAGGGTTCGCCGCGGCAGAGGCCGGTGCCGAGATCGTCGACGTCGGTGGCGTGAAGTTCGCGCCCGGGCCGGCGGTGCCGGTCGCCGAGGAGATCGCCCGCGTCGTGCCGGTCGTCCGGGAGCTTGCACCGGTCGCGCGTGTGAGTGTCGACACGTTCCACCCCGAGGTCGCACGGGCGGCGATCGAGGCGGGCGCTGCGATCATCAACGACACGACGGGCCTGCACGATCCGGCGATGGCCGATGTGGTCGCGCAGGGCGGCGCCGGGGTGGTCATCGCCCACAGTCTCGCAGCGCCGCGGACGCAGCATCCGCTCCCGTCCTATGACGACGTGATCGGCGACATCGCCGAGTTCCTGGTCGCGCGGCGCGAGCGGGCGCGCGAGCACGGCGTCCCCGACTCGCGCATCGTGCTCGACCCTGGGCACGACCTGAACAAGAACACGCGGCAGACCCTCGAGCTCACCCGGCGGCTGGGCGAACTCGCCGGGCTCGGCGCACCGCTGCTGGTGGCGCTGTCGAACAAGGACTTCGTGGGCGAGACGCTCGATCGCGAGAAGGGCGACCGCCTGCCCGGCTCGCTCGCGGCCGCGGTGTTCTGCGCGCTGAACGGCGCGCGCATCGTGCGCGCGCACAACGTGCGCGAGACGGTCGACGCGATGCGCATGGTGGAGGCGATCCTCGGCTGGCGCGATCCGGCGTACGAGCTGCACAACACCCGGCCCGAGGGGAACGACTGA
- a CDS encoding cold-shock protein — translation MPTGKVRFYDEEKGFGFISSEDGQDVFLHATALPPGTPAPKAGTRLEYGIADGKRGPQALSVRVLEAPVSLAKRARKPADDMAIIIEDLVKLLDGIGGDLRHGRYPSGAHAKKVAAVLRKVADELDA, via the coding sequence ATGCCCACCGGCAAGGTCAGGTTCTACGACGAGGAGAAGGGGTTCGGCTTCATCTCCTCCGAAGACGGTCAGGACGTCTTCCTGCACGCCACTGCCCTTCCGCCCGGCACGCCCGCGCCCAAGGCGGGGACTCGCCTCGAGTACGGCATCGCCGATGGCAAGCGCGGCCCGCAGGCCCTTTCGGTGCGCGTGCTCGAGGCCCCGGTGAGCCTGGCGAAGCGCGCCCGCAAGCCCGCCGACGACATGGCGATCATCATCGAGGACCTCGTGAAGCTCCTGGACGGCATCGGCGGAGACCTCCGTCACGGTCGCTACCCGAGCGGTGCGCACGCCAAGAAGGTCGCCGCGGTCCTGCGCAAGGTCGCCGATGAACTCGACGCCTGA
- a CDS encoding multidrug ABC transporter ATPase yields the protein MSTNPSGDVPVRRIDRILAFMSLGLLVLSIVSFFAIMIASASGADMSTGIWPLIGVLVYIAPIVAFAMLLAVLIMSFVRRARANRGG from the coding sequence ATGAGCACGAACCCTTCCGGCGACGTTCCCGTCCGCCGCATCGACCGCATCCTGGCCTTCATGTCACTGGGCCTGCTCGTGCTCTCGATCGTGAGCTTCTTCGCGATCATGATCGCCTCCGCGTCCGGTGCCGACATGAGCACCGGCATCTGGCCGCTCATCGGCGTACTCGTGTACATCGCCCCCATCGTCGCGTTCGCGATGCTGCTCGCAGTCCTCATCATGAGCTTCGTGCGGAGGGCCCGGGCGAACCGAGGGGGCTGA
- a CDS encoding helicase-associated domain-containing protein encodes MVSDARALATRLAELGDAALAMTLAARGVSPQAGWHDFFDAAEGLLDPASIDRALTHLDRDDLLALVAHSAGADGEPARLALTDADGTPYAAVAERVAAAAAAAPDAFAATPATTEPVPADARTAAAAAERAFTTAGSLADVLLLCSHTPLVRTGAGPVSAVDRRRLMDAGALEFADDLEDLLASASAARLATAHEREWTVTAAGERWLKAPTADRWEAIAAGLRASLPRGLRTSSHGFLSPDAWLGIYPLDPEWPARAERLHRIGVRWGLFAPDRSPAEFPWTTALRAGGRADAATMAPYLPAEIDRVYLQADLTAIAPGPLAPALDLRLRSIAVRESRAQASTYRFTAESIGAGMTEGETAGSIRDFLAGLSLTGIPQPLAYLIESTAARHGLVRVRADEATGRTRVESPDAGLLDAITVDQALRPLGLLVLEGDDALSSRVARDAVYWTLADARYPVIAVDARGVPESIHRRTAATASEPAASPQHAYARLIGTLRGGHGTDGESGWLERELEQAVRARAEIVVVVRMPDGSERSFTLEAAGLGGGRLRGRDRAADIERTLPVSSIVSVRGG; translated from the coding sequence TTGGTCTCCGACGCGCGCGCCCTGGCGACGCGGCTCGCCGAGCTCGGCGATGCCGCGCTCGCCATGACGCTCGCGGCGCGCGGTGTGTCGCCGCAGGCGGGCTGGCACGACTTCTTCGATGCCGCCGAAGGCCTGCTCGATCCCGCGTCCATCGACCGGGCCCTGACGCACCTCGACCGCGACGACCTCCTCGCCCTCGTCGCGCACAGTGCCGGCGCCGATGGCGAACCCGCGCGGCTCGCTCTCACCGACGCGGACGGCACGCCGTACGCGGCCGTCGCGGAGCGGGTGGCCGCTGCCGCCGCCGCCGCGCCGGACGCGTTCGCCGCTACGCCGGCGACCACCGAGCCGGTTCCCGCCGATGCCCGCACGGCCGCCGCCGCTGCGGAGCGCGCGTTCACCACCGCGGGTTCGCTCGCCGACGTTCTGCTCCTGTGCTCGCACACGCCGCTCGTCCGCACCGGCGCGGGACCTGTGAGCGCGGTGGACCGCCGACGTCTGATGGACGCGGGAGCCCTCGAGTTCGCCGACGACCTCGAGGATCTGCTCGCCTCGGCGTCCGCCGCCCGCCTTGCGACCGCGCATGAGCGCGAGTGGACCGTCACCGCGGCCGGCGAGAGGTGGCTGAAGGCCCCGACCGCGGATCGGTGGGAGGCGATCGCCGCCGGTCTTCGCGCGAGCCTTCCTCGCGGGCTGCGCACGTCGTCGCACGGCTTCCTCTCGCCGGATGCGTGGCTGGGCATCTACCCCCTCGACCCCGAGTGGCCCGCGCGTGCGGAACGACTGCACCGCATCGGGGTGCGCTGGGGGCTGTTCGCCCCCGACCGCTCCCCTGCCGAGTTCCCGTGGACGACGGCGCTCCGGGCCGGAGGGCGTGCGGATGCCGCCACCATGGCGCCGTACCTGCCCGCCGAGATCGATCGGGTCTACCTGCAGGCCGATCTCACGGCGATCGCCCCCGGCCCGCTCGCGCCCGCCCTCGACCTGCGCCTGCGCTCCATCGCGGTGCGGGAATCGCGCGCCCAGGCATCGACCTATCGCTTCACGGCGGAGTCGATCGGCGCCGGCATGACCGAGGGCGAGACGGCCGGGTCGATCCGCGACTTCCTCGCGGGCCTGTCGCTCACCGGCATCCCGCAGCCCCTCGCCTACCTCATCGAGAGCACGGCGGCCCGGCACGGCCTGGTGCGGGTGCGCGCCGACGAGGCCACCGGCCGCACCCGCGTCGAGAGCCCCGACGCCGGCCTCCTCGACGCGATCACGGTCGACCAGGCGCTGCGGCCGCTGGGTCTGCTCGTGCTCGAGGGCGACGACGCGCTCTCGTCGCGCGTCGCCCGCGACGCGGTGTACTGGACCCTCGCCGACGCGCGCTACCCGGTCATCGCCGTCGACGCCCGCGGCGTGCCCGAGTCGATCCACCGCCGGACCGCCGCGACCGCGTCCGAGCCGGCCGCCTCGCCGCAGCACGCCTACGCCCGCCTCATCGGAACTCTCCGCGGCGGACACGGCACGGACGGCGAGTCCGGCTGGCTCGAACGCGAACTGGAGCAGGCCGTGCGCGCTCGCGCCGAGATCGTGGTGGTCGTGCGCATGCCCGACGGCTCCGAGCGGTCGTTCACCCTCGAGGCCGCCGGTCTCGGCGGCGGGCGCCTGCGCGGACGCGACCGCGCCGCCGACATCGAGCGCACGCTGCCCGTGTCGAGCATCGTGAGCGTCCGCGGGGGCTGA
- the serC gene encoding phosphoserine transaminase — translation MAHVLLPREILPTDGRFGCGPSKIASAHLEALAGPGSALLGTSHRQAPVKDLVGQVRAELAQLFRLPHGYEVILGNGGSTAFWDAAAFGLIEKRSQNLVFGEFGGKFAAAAKTPWLDAPDVRKAEPGTRTVAEVVEGVDVYAWPHNETSTGVATPVVRVHGDDGALTVIDATSAAGGIDFSVHEADVYYFAPQKNLGSDGGLWFALVSPAAIERIERIAASGRYIPEFLSLKNALDNSRLNQTLNTPALATLFLLDKQLDWILSSGGLQWADARTHESSQALYDWAEASAFATPFVADAGDRSPVVVTIDFDESVDAAAVAKSLRANGIVDTEPYRKLGRNQLRIATFVSIDPEDVRQLIRCIDYTVERLG, via the coding sequence ATGGCACACGTTCTTCTGCCCCGTGAGATCCTGCCCACCGACGGACGGTTCGGCTGCGGCCCGTCGAAGATCGCGTCCGCGCACCTCGAGGCGCTCGCGGGCCCAGGATCGGCGCTCCTGGGCACCTCGCACCGCCAGGCCCCGGTCAAGGACCTCGTCGGCCAGGTGCGCGCTGAGCTGGCACAGCTGTTCCGTCTGCCGCACGGGTACGAGGTCATCCTCGGCAACGGCGGATCGACGGCGTTCTGGGATGCCGCAGCCTTCGGCCTGATCGAGAAGCGCAGCCAGAACCTCGTCTTCGGCGAGTTCGGCGGCAAGTTCGCCGCCGCGGCGAAGACCCCGTGGCTCGATGCCCCCGACGTGCGCAAGGCCGAACCGGGCACCCGCACCGTCGCCGAGGTCGTCGAGGGCGTCGACGTGTACGCCTGGCCCCACAACGAGACCTCGACCGGCGTCGCAACCCCGGTCGTGCGTGTGCACGGCGACGACGGCGCACTGACCGTCATCGACGCGACCAGCGCGGCGGGCGGCATCGACTTCTCGGTCCACGAGGCAGACGTCTACTATTTCGCGCCGCAGAAGAACCTCGGATCTGACGGCGGACTGTGGTTCGCGCTCGTGTCACCGGCCGCGATCGAACGCATCGAGCGCATCGCGGCATCGGGTCGCTACATCCCCGAGTTCCTGAGCCTCAAGAACGCGCTCGACAACTCGCGTCTCAACCAGACCCTCAACACCCCGGCGCTGGCGACGCTGTTCCTTCTCGACAAGCAGCTCGACTGGATCCTGTCCTCGGGCGGCCTGCAGTGGGCCGACGCCCGCACGCACGAGTCGTCGCAGGCGCTCTACGACTGGGCCGAGGCATCCGCCTTCGCGACGCCGTTCGTCGCCGACGCCGGCGACCGCTCTCCCGTCGTCGTCACGATCGACTTCGACGAGTCGGTGGATGCTGCGGCCGTGGCGAAGAGCCTCCGCGCCAACGGCATCGTCGACACCGAGCCGTACCGCAAGCTCGGGCGCAACCAGCTGCGCATCGCGACGTTCGTGTCGATCGACCCCGAAGACGTGCGTCAGCTCATCCGCTGCATCGACTACACGGTCGAGCGACTGGGCTGA
- a CDS encoding bifunctional metallophosphatase/5'-nucleotidase: protein MRKTSTARLAGGAVIAATALAVAMIGPGAASAAPPTGPNNGGNTPNGPTMDIQLLSFNDFHGNLQPPSGSGGNITLPSGEIQPAGGVEYLATHLAQAREDHPYSLTVAAGDLIGATPLLSGAFHDEPSILAMNALKLDVSAVGNHEFDEGYLELQRMANGGCIEDGDGALNQNSCPDGEVFPGANFDYLAANVVYEGTNDTILPAYSIEKIKGAKIGFIGMTLEGTPDIVTAAGVEGLQFKDEVETANALVPVLKAQGVNAIVVLLHEGGTPVGSGVYNAACGNGARLDEGSPIIPIAQNLDPAIDMIVSGHTHAPYVCNIPDPNGQPRMVTSASSFGRLYTETNLTYDRRTSDIVRTTVTSANMVVTRDVPKDPTETALIEKYTTLVAPIANEVIGSVSGTITRTQNSAGESPLGDLIADAQLADPSVVGPYAQPQLALMNPGGIRADLVPNAAGEVTYGAAFTVQPFNNYLVSLDLTGAQIRDLLEAQWSGANTPAARKVLQVSDGFSYTYSGSTATTFTLGTVMLNGQPLVDDAVYRVVTNNFLAGGGDGFGTFRDAQNVYYGGLDIDAFAAYLGANSPYTPGPLDRITLVP, encoded by the coding sequence ATGCGCAAGACATCGACGGCACGACTGGCGGGAGGAGCGGTCATCGCCGCCACCGCGCTCGCGGTCGCCATGATCGGGCCGGGAGCCGCATCGGCTGCACCGCCGACCGGGCCCAACAACGGCGGCAACACGCCGAACGGCCCGACGATGGACATCCAGCTGCTGTCGTTCAACGACTTCCACGGCAACCTGCAGCCCCCGAGCGGCTCGGGCGGCAACATCACGCTTCCCAGCGGCGAGATTCAACCCGCCGGCGGCGTCGAGTACCTCGCGACCCACCTCGCCCAGGCTCGCGAGGATCATCCCTACTCCCTCACCGTTGCGGCGGGCGACTTGATCGGTGCGACGCCGCTGCTGTCGGGCGCGTTCCACGATGAGCCGTCGATCCTCGCCATGAACGCGCTCAAGCTCGATGTCTCGGCCGTCGGCAACCACGAATTCGACGAGGGCTATCTGGAGCTGCAGCGCATGGCGAACGGGGGCTGCATCGAAGACGGCGACGGTGCGCTCAACCAGAACTCCTGCCCGGACGGCGAGGTCTTCCCCGGCGCCAACTTCGACTACCTCGCGGCCAACGTCGTCTACGAGGGCACGAACGACACGATCCTCCCCGCCTACTCGATCGAGAAGATCAAGGGCGCGAAGATCGGCTTCATCGGCATGACGCTCGAGGGCACTCCCGACATCGTCACCGCGGCCGGCGTCGAGGGCCTGCAGTTCAAGGACGAGGTGGAGACCGCCAACGCGCTCGTGCCGGTGCTGAAGGCCCAGGGAGTCAACGCGATCGTCGTGCTGCTCCACGAGGGCGGCACGCCCGTCGGCTCGGGGGTGTACAACGCCGCCTGCGGCAATGGCGCGCGGCTCGATGAGGGAAGCCCCATCATCCCGATCGCGCAGAACCTCGATCCCGCGATCGACATGATCGTCTCGGGGCACACGCACGCGCCGTATGTGTGCAACATCCCCGATCCGAATGGTCAGCCGCGCATGGTGACCTCGGCGTCGTCGTTCGGCCGTCTCTATACCGAGACGAACCTCACGTATGATCGGCGCACCTCCGACATCGTGCGCACGACCGTCACGAGCGCCAACATGGTCGTGACGCGCGATGTGCCGAAGGACCCGACGGAGACCGCGCTCATCGAGAAGTACACGACCCTCGTCGCTCCGATCGCCAACGAGGTCATCGGTTCGGTGTCCGGTACGATCACGCGCACGCAGAACTCAGCTGGGGAATCGCCGCTGGGCGATCTGATCGCCGACGCGCAACTGGCTGATCCGAGTGTGGTGGGGCCGTACGCCCAGCCGCAGCTGGCGCTGATGAATCCGGGCGGCATCCGCGCAGACCTCGTGCCGAACGCGGCCGGCGAAGTCACCTACGGCGCGGCGTTCACCGTTCAGCCTTTCAACAACTACCTGGTCTCGCTCGACCTCACGGGCGCGCAGATCAGGGATCTTCTGGAAGCGCAGTGGAGCGGAGCGAACACGCCGGCGGCGAGGAAGGTGCTGCAGGTCAGCGACGGCTTCTCGTACACCTACTCGGGCAGCACGGCCACGACGTTCACGCTCGGCACGGTCATGCTGAACGGCCAGCCCCTGGTCGACGACGCGGTGTACCGCGTCGTGACGAACAACTTCCTCGCCGGCGGCGGGGACGGGTTCGGCACGTTCAGGGACGCGCAGAACGTGTACTACGGCGGGCTCGACATCGACGCGTTCGCCGCGTACCTGGGCGCCAACAGCCCCTACACGCCCGGGCCGTTGGACCGGATCACCCTGGTGCCGTAA